In one window of Saccharomyces paradoxus chromosome VII, complete sequence DNA:
- the LST7 gene encoding Lst7p (similar to YGR057C): MSSIVISLAHFCDKHGPRIISVTQSAEKGTLGEELLVPDYPTESYCESCLLQFPEESTRSMRCFIEDVPFITTQYSSIRYQLLNSIIKRAFSEETMIYDNMPFIFFDDLRGLNLVIGFKLYDENARGNERRYCFILTVDSRSHDDSMKMLSEHWNFIIGGFDKIIAYIKNIHKSEFLGKNQTVENNLETLNNNAFIGSYLRANKSKIGRNLVSLTEDKFLFVRIHKWNSFLLHTVMKEDK; this comes from the coding sequence ATGTCTTCGATAGTGATTTCATTGGCTCATTTCTGTGACAAGCATGGCCCAAGGATCATATCAGTTACACAATCCGCAGAAAAGGGAACATTGGGTGAAGAATTACTAGTGCCTGATTATCCAACAGAATCATATTGCGAATCATGTCTTTTACAGTTTCCCGAAGAGTCGACTAGATCGATGCGATGCTTCATCGAAGACGTCCCGTTTATAACTACCCAGTATTCTTCTATACGTTACCAATTGTTAAATTCTATCATTAAAAGAGCTTTTTCTGAGGAGACGATGATTTATGATAACATGCcctttatattttttgatgatctTAGAGGATTGAATTTAGTGATAGGCTTTAAACTGTATGATGAAAACGCTAGAGGTAATGAAAGAAGgtattgttttattttgacAGTAGATTCCAGAAGCCACGATGATTCTATGAAAATGTTGAGTGAACACTGGAACTTTATCATCGGTGgatttgataaaataattgcttatatcaaaaatattcacAAAAGCGAATTCTtgggaaaaaatcaaacagTGGAAAACAATCTGGAAACATTGAATAATAACGCTTTCATTGGCTCATACTTACGTGCAAATAAATCTAAAATTGGCCGCAACTTGGTGTCTCTGACGGAGGATAAATTTCTCTTCGTGCGAATACACAAATGgaattcatttttattgcATACCGtaatgaaagaagataaatgA
- the PEF1 gene encoding Pef1p (Penta-EF-hand protein~similar to YGR058W), producing the protein MCAKKLKYAAGDDFVRYATPKEAMEETRREFEKEKQRQQQTKVTQTQTPNTRVHSAPIPLQNQYTKNRVENGHHPYGSPQSYSPRHTKTPVDPRYNAIAQKPTGRPIPPTPSHYNNLNSSSQRIVSSPPPLMHNQSVPAQLLKKVAPAPFDNREEVRDMQVAIQLFHNHDVKGKNRLTAEELQNLLQNDDNSHFCISSVDALINLFGASRFGTVNQTEFIALYKRVKSWRKVYVDNDINGSLTISVSEFHNSLQELGYLIPFEVSEKTFDQYAEFINRNGTGKELKFDKFVEALVWLMRLTKLFRKFDTNQEGIATIQYKDFIDATLYLGRFLPH; encoded by the coding sequence ATGTGTGCAAAGAAGCTCAAATACGCTGCTGGCGATGACTTCGTACGCTATGCTACACCCAAAGAGGCCATGGAAGAAACTAGACGTGAATTCGAGAAAGAGAAACAACGACAGCAACAAACAAAAGTTACTCAAACACAAACTCCCAACACTAGAGTTCATTCAGCCCCAATTCCTTTACAAAATCAATATACCAAGAACAGAGTGGAAAATGGACACCACCCTTACGGCTCTCCCCAAAGCTATTCTCCAAGACATACAAAAACACCAGTCGATCCTAGATATAATGCTATAGCACAGAAACCGACAGGCAGGCCTATACCTCCAACACCGAGTCATTATAACAATTTGAATTCATCCTCTCAACGCATAGTCTCCTCCCCTCCTCCCCTAATGCACAACCAATCAGTTCCTGCACAACTCTTAAAGAAGGTTGCGCCTGCTCCGTTTGATAATAGAGAAGAGGTACGAGACATGCAAGTGGCCATTCAGCTATTTCATAATCATGATGTAAAGGGCAAAAACCGACTGACAGCAGAGGAGCTACAGAACTTGCTACAAAATGATGATAACTCCCATTTTTGTATATCATCAGTAGATGCCCTAATAAATTTATTTGGCGCTTCCAGGTTTGGCACTGTGAACCAGACAGAGTTTATCGCCTTATACAAAAGAGTGAAAAGTTGGAGGAAAGTTTATGTAGACAATGATATCAACGGGTCACTTACCATCTCTGTCAGCGAATTTCACAATTCACTTCAAGAACTAGGATATCTAATACCCTTTGAAGTAAGCGAGAAAACGTTTGACCAGTATGCTGAGTTCATAAACAGGAATGGGACAGGCAAAGAGCTGAAGTTTGATAAGTTCGTAGAAGCATTAGTTTGGCTAATGAGATTAACGAAGTTATTCAGGAAATTCGATACTAATCAAGAAGGTATTGCAACCATACAGTACAAAGATTTTATCGATGCTACATTATATCTAGGTCGTTTCTTACCTCATTGA